The DNA region GGTCTTTGATTTTCCGCATGTCGTGAATCGCAAAAACGGCCGCACACTTTTGCGCGACATGCCCTAGCGAACGGGACAGAGCATGAAGATCGCGACCTGGAACATCAACGGCGTCAAGGCGCGCATCGACAATCTCACACAATGGCTCAAGGATTCCGATCCCGATGTCGTCTGCCTGCAGGAGATCAAGACGATCGACGAAGGCTTCCCCCGGCTGGAGATCGAAGCGCTCGGCTATCATGTCGAGACGCACGGCCAGAAGGGATTCAACGGCGTCGCGATCCTCTCCAAGACTTCACCTTTTGAGGTCAACCGCGGCCTGCCCGGCGACCCGCTGGACGAACAGGCGCGTTTCCTAGAAGCGGTGTTCACGCTGCCCGACACGCGCATCCTGCGCGTCTGCTGCATCTATCTCCCGAACGGCAATCCCGTCGACACCGAGAAATACCCCTACAAGCTCGCCTGGATGGAGCGCCTGAGGAGCTTTGCGGCCGAACGGCTGGCCTATGAAGAGATGCTGGTGCTTGCCGGCGATTACAACGTCATTCCTGAACCGCACGACTGCTTCGATCCCAGGGTCTGGGAAAGCGATGCGCTGTTCCTGCCGCAGACGCGGCAGGCATTCCGCAGACTTGAAAATCTCGGCTTGACCGATGCGGTGCGCGCGACGACGGATGCGACGCGGCTCTATTCCTTCTGGGACTATCAGGCGGGTGCATGGCCGAAGAACAACGGCATCCGCATCGACCATCTGCTGCTGTCACCCGAAGCAGCCGACCGGATGACGTCGGCAACTATCGAAAAACATGTGCGGGCGTGGGAAAAGCCGTCCGACCACGTACCGGTGATCGCCTATTTCGATTTCGCGGCCTGAGATCCGAGCACTTGGCAGAGCGTCATTTCAGAGACGCGGTGGAGGATGCGCGGGCTGAATGCCGCGTGGCGCTGAGTGGTAGGTTTCAGTCAGAACCGCTCGAAATGGCGTGCGACAGCGAAACAGCCGTGCGACGGTCGGCCTCGTTGGCAACCGAGAAGGCCTGCTCCTGCAGCGCTTCCATCCAGCCGCAATCCTTCGGCTTGCAGCGGTCGAGGGCGGCGGTCATCAGCGCGAGACCGCGGGCCGTCTGGCCTTCGTCGAAAAGGATGTTTCCGAAAACCGCCATGGCGCCGGGATGGCCACTCTTACGGGCCTGGTTCAACCACTTTTTCGCCTGCTGCGGGCTGGCACTACCGCCCTCGCCGGCCAGCATCATCTGCGCCAGCTGGAACTGTGCCTCGGGAACGCCGAAGGTGGAGGCCACCTGGAAATAGAGCTGGCGCGCCTGAGTGAGATCGATCTTCACCGGGCTGCCGGCAATACCGTGCTTGTAGTAGTTGGCGAGCGAGAGAAGCGCGTTGACGAAGAAACCCGTGTCTTCCGAGCCGGGTTCGACACCCTGCTGGGCAATCTCACTATAGATCTTGAAGGCTTCGAAATCGTCCTGGGTGACGCCGTCGCCGTCGGCATACATGTTGGCGAGCGCCCAGCGCGAACCGGTATGGCCCTTTTCGGCGGCGTATTTGTAGGCCTCGACCGCCTCCTCCTTCTGACCGTTTTTGTAGGCCTTGAAGCCGAACTTGAAGAGGTCGAAAGGGCCGGATTCCTTGCTGACGTCGCTCTTGATGTCGAAAGCGAGAACCGGACCGGACAGCGCCATGGCCACCCACATGCCCATCAGCATGATTTTGAACAATTTGAACTCGGACGTTACCATTTCAACCGATTTCTTTCGCTCATCGCCCGCAGCCGGCGCTGACGCCGGGCATACCACCGATGTATTCCTTCGAGGCGAGCGATCCCGCGGCGAGCTCCATGGCCCCTTTGCCCGCGTCGCTTCCAGCCCATTGGCCTCTTTCGAGAGGCCGAATTTTCAGCATCTCATTCAGGACCACCCGGCTCGCGGCATGGCCCGACTGTAATCTTCCTGGCACCCCGTCGGCGGGCGCGGCATCCGCCTTCCCGCCTTTATCGCATTCGTAAATAGCAAATGTGACCAAACCGGTATCGACATCTGCCGCTAAGCCCGCCTGACTATGCGAACGGACAGATAACGACGGCAATGAATGGATCGACGGCATGATCGTGAGGTCGAATTTACGGTCGCAATAGCCTTGCCCGGAAAGAGAAACGGCCGCAATCACGCGGCTGTCGCCACTTGCGCCGTACGATCTGGTGTTACCGGAAAAAAATCGACCCATGCTACTGATTACACGCACCGTAAGTCTGCCATCACCTCGCCCGCAATACCGCTGCGCTCTCTTTGTGGCGGGAAATGGACAAATTCGCCCCATCGCCACCATACGCCATTCATCGTAAAAAACTGTTGCTGAATCGTCACAAAACGAGACCAGCAAATGACATGATTAACGGGCCGCGCACAAAGAAAAGCCCGGCAGTGCCGGGCTCTCAATTCTTCAAATCAGGAATTTAGAACTTGATCTTTATGCTTGTCGACAGTGCAGCGACCAGATCGTCATCGAAGGAGTAGGAAACATCATCTCCGTATGTGACGCCATTCCGGGTCACAGCACCAGACGAACCGCTCGTCAACACGCCCACGGCACCGGCAAAGCGCCATTCGATATGTTCGGTCGGTGTGTAGGCTGCACCGAGCCCCAGCGTCCAGCTGTCTGTCTGCGCGCCATACCCCTGGCTGGTGCCGCGGTCCCATGTCAGGCTGACTGCACCGGCCCATTGTTCATTGAATTTGTGGCCGACACCGCCGGAGATCGTCCAACCATCACGATAAAGGAGGTCGAGCGAGGTTAGACCACCCGCGGGGCAAGGCAAGCCGTTGGTCGGGCAGAATGCTACCGACTGCAGGACGCTCCAATTCGTCCATTTAACCGATCCGAATGCAAGCCAATCCGGAGCGATACCGCTTTGCAGCTTCAGCTCCAGCGAATCCGGAGCTTCGGCGGAACCGGAAACTGGTGTGACCAGGCCCCCATATAGCGGCACAACCGGAACTTGACGGAGATCAACAGTCCCGGACAGGTCATCGTACTTGACGCGACTGTTATAGACGAGGCTCGCGCGCATCGCATATTCCGGAATCTCGTAAGCAAGACCGGCGCGCCAGCCCCAACCGCTATCGTCGATATCCAGACGACCGACGCCAGTTCCAGTCCCGAGCAGAAGCGGAAGCGTTGAAACCAGACGTTCCTTGAAGCCTTCGACTTCCTGATAAAAAGCGCCGCCAATGAAGCGAAGCTGCCCAGGACCGACATCAAAACGATAGGAGCAGGTGCCGCCATAGTTCCGTGTTTTGATCTCTGTCTCAATGTTATCGTTGGCGCCGGCCCAATTCATGCCGGGGTCGGTGTGTGCGCCGAAGGGCTCCGAATAGTCAACGAGGCAGTCGACCGCATCGCCAAAACCAGCCTTAAAACCAATATAGGGGATGGTGTAATTTGAGGTATCGTCAGCCGTGTCTGGACGGCTGTTCAGATTGCCGCCCCCTGTCAGTATCGACGTATTCGTGTCTCGGACATCCTTCAGCTTGCGCTGCGGCGTGACGTAAGTCACGCCCGACTGAAATGAGAAAGGCGACGTATCGAACAGCTGATCGATGTTATAGCCGCCGCGCTCCAGGCCGCCGGCAAAGGACGGCGAGGCAAGCGACGAAAGAAGAACGAGCGACGTTACGCCCTTGGAAAACATACGCGATGCCATTGTGTCTCCCCCACTCCAGCAATTGATGTACGCCACTTTAGTAAGCGTTCGCTCGACATGGCAACGCGCCCCACGGCGGCGCTCCCAGGCATTGCAGTGGCTAACTTACGTAAAGAAATTGACGGACACGTCAAAAAATCTGGTTAATAAAATTCTATTCTAGAGCCATCGATTTTGAGACGGTCTTTTGGGTTTTCATTCCAAACAGTGCAGAAGCTGTATCAATCCGACAACAGTGACAGTTTTCACCAAAGGGATACCCCTAAAGCCAAAATCCACAGGCTCAGCGCCTCAAATCAGCCCCGCTCAAGACCGAATCAGGCGTTCCCCAAACGACGAAAGACGCGCCCCGAAGCAGGCGCGTCTTTGAAATAACTTACCAAAATCGACAATGAAACTTATCCGGCTTCGCTGACCCTGGAAAGCGCGGTATTCAAGCTGGCGATCTGCCCCTTCAACTCATCGAGACGCTCGCGCTCGGCCTCGACCACCTCGGGATTGGCGTTGGCGACGAACTTCTCGTTGGAAAGCTTGCCATTGATGCGGGCGATTTCTCCATCCATCTTGGCAATCGCCTTTTCCAGGCGGGCCCTTTCGGCAGCAAGGTCGATCAGATTGCCGAGCGGCAGGCAGACGGTGGCTTCGGCGACGACAATCTGGGCCGCGCCCTTCGGCGCATCGTCGGATAGTGATATCGCTTCCACGCGGGCAAGCCGCTTGATGGCGGCGTCGTGGCGGAACAGCCTTTCGCGCGTGAGATTGTTGGCCTTGACGACGACCAGCGGGGCGGTCGCCGACGGCGGCACGTTCATTTCGGCGCGCACGGAGCGGATGCCGGAGACGAGGTCGATCAGCCAATTGATCTCGTCGGCAGCCGCGTCATCCGCATAGGACGGCGCCGGCCATTCGGCATGGCAGACCAGCGTGTCGCGTTCCTTGCCTTCGCCTGCGGTATGCGCCCAAAGCTCTTCGGTCATGAAGGGCATGAAGGGGTGCAAAAGCTTGTAGATCTCTTCGAGAATATAGGCGCTGCAGGCCTGGGCTTCGGCCTTGGCGCCCTCGTCATCGCCATTGAAGACCGGCTTCAGAAGCTCGAGATACCAGTCGCAGACTTCGTTCCAGACGAAACGGTAGAGCGCGCCGGCCGCATCGTTGAAGCGGAAGGCTTCAAGCGCTTCCGTAACGTCACGTTCCGTACGGGCAAGCTCCGTAAGGATCCAGCGGTTGATGGTAAGCTCGGCCGCCTCCGGCACGAAATGCGGATCGCTCTTGGCGCCGTTCATCTCGGCAAAACGCGTGGCGTTCCAGAGCTTGGTGCCGAAATTACGGTAGCCGGCGATGCGGGCCGGATCAAGCTTCACATCGCGGCCCTGTGCGGCCATGATCGCCAGGGTGAAGCGCAGTGCGTCGGCACCGTATTCGTCGATCAGTTCCAGGGGGTCGATGACGTTGCCCTTCGACTTCGACATCTTCTGCCCGTTCTTATCGCGCACCAGTGCGTGAATATAGATCGTATGAAAAGGTTCGACGGGATCGCCATTCTCGTCCTTCATGAAATGCAGGCCCATCTGCATCATGCGAACGACCCAGAACGGGATGATATCGAAACCGGTGACGAGGACATTCGTCGGGTAGTAACGCGCAAGTTCCGGCGTCTCGTCGGGCCAGCCGAGTGTCGAGAAAGGCCAGAGCGCAGAAGAGAACCAGGTGTCGAGCACGTCCTCGTCCCGCGTCAGGATTTCGCCAGGCTTGAAGTTTTCGAGCAGGTCCTCGACATAGGCCTTCATCGGCCCTTCATGCGAGAGGTAATGCTGGATCGCCGCCTGCAGCGCCTCCTCCTCGGTCTTTTCGACGAAGACTTGGCCGTCAGGACCGTACCAAGCGGGAATCTGATGGCCCCACCAGAGCTGGCGAGAGATACACCACGGTTCGATGTTCTCCAGCCAATTGAAATAAGTGTTTTCCCAGTTCCTGGGAATAAACCTGGTTCTTCCCTCGCGAACGGACTCCAGGGCAGGCTGCCCCAATGTCTTGTTGTCGACAAACCATTGTTCCGTCAGCCGCGGCTCGATCGGCACGCCGCCGCGGTCGCCATGCGGGACCATATGCTTGTGCGGTTCGATCTTGTCGACAAGGCCGGCCTCTTCGAAGATCTCGACGATCACCTTGCGCGCATGGAACCGGTCCTGCCCTTCCAGACGGTCCCAGGCGCCATGCAGTGCCGCGGGATTGTCGAGACCTTCAAGGAAATCCTCATTATCCTTGATGGCAATGGTGCCATCGATATTCATGACGTTGATCGCACGCAGCTTCGCGCGCTTGCCGACTTCGAAGTCGTTGAAATCATGGGCCGGCGTAATCTTCACCGCGCCTGTGCCGGCTGTCGGATCAGCATAGGAATCGGCGACGATCGGTATCCTGCGGCCGACGATCGGCAGGATGACATGCTTGCCGATGATCGGCTTGTAACGCTCGTCTTCGGGGTTCACGGCAACGCCGGTATCGCCGAGCATCGTCTCCGGCCGCGTCGTGGCGACGACGATATAGTCCCGCGTCTCGAACGCAGTCGGCTTGCCTTCCTCGTCGAAGGCGATCGGATATTGATAGGTGACACCCGGCTCGAGCGGATAGCGCAGATGCCAGAGATGGCCCTTCACCTCGTGTTGCTCGACCTCCATGTCGGAAATCGCCGTCAGGAGTTTTGGGTCCCAATTGACAAGGCGCTTGTCCTTGTAAATCAGGCCTTCCTTATAGAGCGTAACGAAAACCTCGAGAACGGCCTGCGACAGGCCTTCGTCCATGGTGAAGCGCTCGCGTGACCAGTCGCAGGAGGCGCCGAGGCGCTTCAGCTGGTTGAAGATCAGGCCGCCCGATTCTGCCTTCCATTCCCAAATCTTGTCGATGAAGGCCTCGCGGCCCATCTCGCGGCGGCCCGGCAGCTGCTGCTCCATCAGCTTGCGTTCGACGACCATCTGGGTGGCGATGCCGGCGTGATCCATGCCCGGCTGCCAGAGCACGTCCTTGCCGCGCATGCGCTCGAAGCGCACCATGATGTCCTGCAGCGTATTGTTGAGCGCATGCCCCATATGGAGCGAGCCGGTGACATTCGGCGGCGGGATCACGATGGTGAAGGTCTCGGCCCCCGGTTTGGCGTTCGCGCCGGCGCGGAAGGCATCCGCCTCATCCCATTTCGCGGCGATTTTCGGTTCGACGGCAGCGGAATCATAGGTCTTGTCGAGCATTTTCTGACCAATTTCGAGGTTCGAGGATGGGCGTTTGTAAATAGGATGGCCACGACCAAGTCAATAAAAAAGCCGCCCCGGAGACCGGAGCGGCTTTTCCAGGAAAAATCAATCCGATCAGCGGCGCGGGCCGCGCGCCACGCGCTCGATTTCCTCGCGCACCAGCCGTTCGACCAAAGTTGGCAGATTGTCATCAAGCCATTCACGCAGCATCGGGCGCAGCATGTCCTCGGCAATCTCGTCCAGCGAGCGGCGCTCGGCGCCGTCGATCGCCGCGGCAAGCTCCTCGAAGGAGCGGCTGATCTGCAGACCGGCGTCTTCCGAAAGCAGTGACGGCTGGGTCTCGTCGACAACGCTCGGGAGGAAACGCTCGGTCGACGAAGTAGCGGACTCCAAAGCCGGTGGCGCAGTTTCGGCGGCAGCAGCGGCTTGCTCGGCGACGGCGACACGCGGTGTTTCGGCATGCGTCGGTTCTGGCGGCTGTTGGACGGGAACAGAGGAAACGAGTGCTGCGGCAGCGGCAAAAGCGGGCCGTGTCGGCTGCGGCTGCGGACTTGCAGCGCGCGGGGGCTCCGGCATCACGGCCGGCTGCGGCTCCGGCTGGCGGAAGCCGCTCGGAATTTCGCGCAAGGCTTGACCGGCCTGCACGGCGCTGCGCTCGGAGGCGGCGCGCACGCGGGCTGCGACATCGGCAAGCGACAGCGCGCGGGCCGGGGCTTCGGTCTCAGGGGCGGTGCCGGCCGAATTGGCGGCGACGAAACGTGGATCGGACGAGCGCATGGCCGGTTCGGGAAACTCCACGCCGGCATAGGTGTCATCCACCGTCAGATGGATTTCGGAGCCGTTTTCGTCGTCGTCGGCGCCGTAAACCGGCGGCACGGAAGCTGAAATCGCCTTGCCGGCGCCGGGTTCATTGCTTTCGATGATCTGGCGGATGGAGGCCAGAATTTCTTCCATGGACGGTTCACGCGCTACACTTGGCTGAGCCATATCTATCCCCGTTATCCCAACACAACGATCGGACGGTGTGGAGCGTTCATCCGAATCACCACGACCTTAGAATACCCCAGACGCGAAAAAAATCATCGAGAATCAAATGAATGCAGCCATGCACAGTTTTGTTACCGAATGCTTGCCGCCGATATTCGGAGATGGCAGCGTCAGAATAAACGATGTTTGTGAAGGCTTTTCCGCAGCACTGACAAAAACGGGCGCCAATGGCGCCCGTCGCTCGAATTCAACAGGGAGAACGGCGTCAGAAAACGAATTCGCGCGCCTTGGCGAAACCCGGCAGCGGCTTGACCGAAGCGTTGAAGAAGACGTTCTCCGAAATGGCGCCGCGCTCGGCGACGAAGACCTTGGCACGAGCGGCATTGCCATAGCCTTCGACGGTGACCAGACGCCCGCCATCGCGAAGCTGACCGAGAAGAGCGGCCGGAACCTCCTCGACCGCGCCGTTGACGAAGATCAGATCATAGGGCGCGCCGGCGGCGTAGCCCTTTTCGAGGGGGCCGGTCACAACCTCGACCTTGCCGTAGCCGGCAAGCTTTGCCTTCGCTTCGGTAGCCAGTGCCTCGTCGCATTCGAGGGCAATGACCGAGCCGGCGATGATCGACAACAGCGCCGATGTATATCCCGTGCCGCACCCGACCTCGAGCACGAAATCGTCTTTGCCGATGGCGGCCAGCTGCAGCAGCTTGGCGAGCGGCGAGGCCTCCATCAGGAAACGGGCCGGCTTGCCCGGTGCGGCGGCTGATATTTCGACGTCAGTGTCGATATAGGCGAGCAGCTTTGACTTCTCCGGCACGAAAGCCTCGCGCGGCACCGTCAGAAATGCCGTCAGCACGGAATGCGAGGTAACATCCGTGGTGCGGATTTGGGTGTCGACCATCTTTGCGCGCGCTGCTTCGAAATCCATCATGTCCTCTCGCTCTTGAAAAGCGGTTCCTGTCCCTCGTCTCTTAATCCCCGCCACGGATGCTTTCAAGGCTTGGCAGCGGTCGGCGAAAAGAATCCGCCAGGCGCCTCTTTCACGCCACAGGCGCAACGCCTGCGTGGAATGCCCAACCGCGTCATGTTATGATTTATAGAAGTAGGAGGAGCAGGCCATGTCTGCGATTTTCGAATATTTGACCCTGTTCGATTTCTTCATCCTCGCAGCGCTCATCGGTATCTTCTGCTGCGGGCTGCTGGACGGTGAAACGACCTGAGGAGGCCGAGCGCCGAAGCGCGCTGCCGCGTAGCTGGCATTGAGCCTGCGACAATCTAAGGCGGGCGACGCAAGACGTGTACGCTTGCCTGTAAAATAGCGTGCGGCCGAGCCGCCACCTCGAAAATCAGCGAGGTTTCGCAACTCTTTAGCAGACATGAGGAGAAATTGGAGGCCTCGCCCGGAATTGAACCGGGGTACAAGGATTTGCAGTCCTCTGCGTCACCACTCCGCCACGAGGCCTCACCTGTGACCGACATCGAAAAATATCGTGTGGTGGCCGCGATTTAGACCAGCTCTAGAATGAGCGCAAGACCTTTCATTCTGAATGTGATCCTTTTTTCATTCGGAATAGGCGTTTGCGGAAATCCTCCGGGACCGGCTACACCCTCTGATGATGATAGCCGGTTAACTAAATACCAATAAAAGTCCGGCCCTCCGGCATCCCCCCAAATAGTTAGGATTGTAATGCGAACCGATTTGGTTGATCCCCATTTTCTGGGGAGAAATCATGAACGACGCGACATTCGGCGAGACCGCAAAAGACATGTTCTTTTCACTGCTTGCGACGCTCAGGCGAAGCTCGATGGCCTATGTGAACGGAGGCAAGGAAGACGAGTGGGGCTATGCCCTCGTTACCGAACCCGTCACCGACATCAACACGAAGATGCCGATCACCGGCCACGTGATGCGCAAGGTCGTCGACGGCCAGTTTGTTCACCGCCAGATGACTGAGGACGAGTGCGAAGATTTCGACGCCGGCCGATCCTGGTGAATTGCCTGCCACTCGGGACACGAAGAACCGGCGGTATTTGAACAACTCCCAACTTGACTTAGAGCGCCTGCCCGCCATCTTATCGCCGTGGGAGGGATAGGAGCTGCGATGGAATGGGCTGCCCTAAAAGAAAGGCAGGGACGTGCGGCATATGATGCCGAGACCCGGGATCTCCACGTAAAGTTCGCTGGTTCCGCGCCGGTGAGACATGCGAACATTCCGCCACATGTCTATCAGAACCTTCTGGAGACGAACGATCCACACTTCTATTACCGATACTATATCGCGCCATCGCGCGTCCCACCGGCCCGTCGACAATCGGGCTCAATGGCAGTCCACGGGCTGAAGCTCGTTCTGCTTCTTGCCGCCTGCAGTCTCTTGATGGCAACCGAGCTTGATCCGGGCCATGGCGGGATTTTCGAGGAAAGCGAATTGAGATCGAATTAGAATCGCATTCACCCGGATGCATCCAGATCGAACTCGACAACCGGGCTTGCGTCATCAGCCAGCGATGATACCGACGCTCTCAAGCGAGGTCCTGTTCTGGGAACGAAAGCGGCGATCGTCCCGACCGCGATCGTTGTTGCCGTCGCGCTCGTTACGGCCGTTAAAATTGCGATAGTTGCGCGGCCCATTATAGCCGCCTTGGCCTTGATCGATGACGCAGCCTTCGGGGCGGCGGCAGATACCGCTCGCGTCAAAACCGCGGCTGTCCACGGCCTGCGCCTCGGCTGATGTGGCTGAGACGATCGCCGCCACCCAGAAGACTACAACAAAAAATGGCTTCATATCCTCACCCGGACCATCATGGCACGTTTCAGCGCCATAAAGCACCAATGCAGAAAACGATCGAAGTTCCGCAGGACGTCTCCGGCGACCGCCGCTACCCGGCCGGCTTTCGCCGCCTGTGCCACCAAACTGCCAGCCGGCGCCGAAGCCGACGGGCGATGGAAAGATCATGCGAGAGCACCAGGAGGCCGAGCGGCAGCATCCAGAAACCGAGGACCGGCAGGAAGCCCAGCAATCCACAGAAAACGAGGGCCGTGCCGATTGCCATCCGCCCGATGCGTGAGCGTGGCATGCCGATGCTGAAAGAGCCGAGCACAAGCCTGTGGTTTACGTGGTCGATACCGAAGCGCCCTGCCCGCCCTCTGCGCTTCTCGTTGCCCGTTGTCTCTTGGCGATCATTCCTATTTGTCATTTCCCAGAGATGGGCGCAGACTGTCCAAATACAAGTTCATTTCATTTTTTTGAAAAAACCGCTTGGCAAATCGGGCAAGCATTTGTATTAGCCCACTCACACCGCGCCAAGCAGTGATCCCTGGTAGCTCAGCGGTAGAGCATTCGACTGTTAATCGACAGGTCGCCGGTTCGAATCCGGCCCGGGGAGCCATTTTAGAGAATAAGTGTCTGTTTTTGTTGAGAAATCCAAAAACAGGCACTTGTTTCTCCACTCCCCTCTCCACTTTGGCGATCGGTCCATACCGCCCCGACCCTTCTTTTTTGCGACAGTTCTGTGGCTACTGATGTAGCTTCCTCTCCTGTCCGACGCCTTGATCTCCTCGTATCGCAGTTGATCAGATCCAGACAGGTAACGGCGCAGGTCACCCCACTCAAACAAAAGAGCCGCCGGCTGGTGAGACCGACGGCGCGCTTGTGGGGTCCAAGGCTGGTGTCCCTGGTGCTACCGACTAAAAATCAAAATACACGGTCATACCCGACCGACGACGATAGGGGTAATCGTCGCGATAGCCGTAATAGTCGCGGGAGCCGTAATACCGCGGACGATAGCACGAGCCATAATACCGGCAGTCGCGGTACACGTACCGATGTTTCTTCCAGTGGCCATACGCATGTCCATTACCATGGTGACGGTGTTTGACCTGCTCGACGTCGGGAGAATGCACATGTACGGCATTCGGCACGACGATAGGCGTGGCGTTTAGCGGCAGGGCGAAAGATGCAGACAAGACAATGGCTGCAAGTGTGGAAAAAAGCATCTTCATCGGCGCATCCTTTCAAGCTGCGATTCTGGATTAACAAGCATTAACCTTCGATGAACGACTGCCCGCCCACAGAAAACACCAGCCGACGCGCCTCTGGTGTGGTCGCGGTTGGCGCTCGAGCCGGCCATTGGCGTTCATGCTGTGCGCCGGGGACAGAACAGGCGCCCATGGGCAGTCAGCCGGCGGCAACCGGCTAGCGACGCGGCGCGCACGCCGCCGCTGCCTTGCTGCCGGCACGTCGGATAAAAATGTGAAAATGGCACGCCCATCAAGTTGGGCGTGCCGAGTTAACGATCCGTGCTCCGATAAAGCCACTTACCAGGCCTGGCGATTATACCAATCGTCAATGTCTCGCCGGGTTCGGTCTTTCTCGTAGCCGTAGCGCTCCTGAATCTTGCCTTCGAGCTGATCGCGCTTGCCGTTGATGACGTCAAGATCGTCGTCCGTCAGCTTGCCCCACTGCTCCTTGACCTTGCCCTTCATCTGCTTCCAGTTACCTTCGACGCGGTTCCAATCCATGGCTTATTCCTCCTATCGTTAGGAAAGAGGAACGGAGACGAGCGATAAGGGTTCCGCTTCGGCATGCCGCCAACCATTGCAGAACCAAAATTCTTCATGTGGGCAGCGAGTGACAGAATTGGCCCTCGCTCATGCCGGCGGAGGGCTCGATAGGGGATTCAGTATGCCCGCATCAGATTTGAAGCGGCGCAGGCCCTAATAGCTGCACGAACGCCCGTCGCCAGGTCGGAAGCCGTCGGCGCAGGCCGGGTTCATCGAATCGCCCGGCTGATACCCCGATGCTGAGCCATATGAATTTGGCGGTGTCGAGCACGCCGAGGCAATGGCCGCCAGAATAATTGCCGCAGCTGTTAAAGTTGCGCGAAATCTGTTCATGGATACTTCTTCTCCCATTTCCGCTGCGCTCGATGAGCGAGAGCCCCTCCCTCGGGAATAACGGGAGCATTTCCCGAGTTCATCTCCCCCGACGTCACTCTGTGTCTAAAGATATAGGCGCTCCCTTCGACGGACATAAGTTCCAGCCGCGAAAATCTTGCCGACCTTTATAAATTCTGCGCGCGGGATGAGCGGATATCGCCGGCTATGCCTGCGGCATTACCAGCAAGCACCCGCCGCATGCGCCCCGGAAGCGACACTGATTTCCGGGGCAAATTGATGAAGCCGCTCGAGCCTTCACTGGCATGCATTTGCCGCATCGGGTTGTGTCGAGCTATTGCCGGAGGTGGGAGCCGGGTTGCCGGTGCCGCCGGCCTGCTGGCGCTGACAGTCGTTTGGATCGCCGCCGGATCCGTTCGCACCAGTCGCACCGGCGCCCATCGTCGTATTTGCCCCGGCATCGCTGGAGTTGGTGTTGCCGGAACCACTGGCGTCCGAACCAGACATGGTGCCGCTGCCGGAACCTGAAGCTCCGCTGCCGCTGCCCGATCCCGAGCCTCCACCTGATTGCGCCATCGCCGACGATGCCAGACCGATCGTAATTGCTGCTACTGCCATCATTCTCAGAAGCATTGGATATCCTCCTCGCTGCTTCATTGCCGATAGGCAGCAAACAAAAGCCTCTGGAGATTGTTTCAGTTCGAAAACGTACAGGAACGTCGCTGCGTCGCGCACCGCCTCGGTCGATGACCGAACGATCCGCGGAAACGCCTTCATTCTTGACTCGGAGCTCGATGGGAACATAATAGGAACATCGGTGAGGCGGCAGATGAAAATCGGATTGGAAGCTCTGAAGGAGATCGAGGTCGTGCGTCCGCAGGCAGCCGAGAAATTGGCAGAAGAAACGTTGAGAGGAGAAGTCGACGCAGTTGTCGCTTTTCACCAAGGGGACGTCCGTGCCGCCATTACGACGCTGCTGCTGGATTGCCATCATCTCAGACTTCAGCTTGCCCTGAGAGATAAGG from Rhizobium sp. NLR16a includes:
- a CDS encoding DUF2497 domain-containing protein: MAQPSVAREPSMEEILASIRQIIESNEPGAGKAISASVPPVYGADDDENGSEIHLTVDDTYAGVEFPEPAMRSSDPRFVAANSAGTAPETEAPARALSLADVAARVRAASERSAVQAGQALREIPSGFRQPEPQPAVMPEPPRAASPQPQPTRPAFAAAAALVSSVPVQQPPEPTHAETPRVAVAEQAAAAAETAPPALESATSSTERFLPSVVDETQPSLLSEDAGLQISRSFEELAAAIDGAERRSLDEIAEDMLRPMLREWLDDNLPTLVERLVREEIERVARGPRR
- a CDS encoding protein-L-isoaspartate O-methyltransferase; this translates as MMDFEAARAKMVDTQIRTTDVTSHSVLTAFLTVPREAFVPEKSKLLAYIDTDVEISAAAPGKPARFLMEASPLAKLLQLAAIGKDDFVLEVGCGTGYTSALLSIIAGSVIALECDEALATEAKAKLAGYGKVEVVTGPLEKGYAAGAPYDLIFVNGAVEEVPAALLGQLRDGGRLVTVEGYGNAARAKVFVAERGAISENVFFNASVKPLPGFAKAREFVF
- a CDS encoding KTSC domain-containing protein, which codes for MEWAALKERQGRAAYDAETRDLHVKFAGSAPVRHANIPPHVYQNLLETNDPHFYYRYYIAPSRVPPARRQSGSMAVHGLKLVLLLAACSLLMATELDPGHGGIFEESELRSN
- a CDS encoding CsbD family protein: MDWNRVEGNWKQMKGKVKEQWGKLTDDDLDVINGKRDQLEGKIQERYGYEKDRTRRDIDDWYNRQAW